CAGCTGATTTTTTAATCGAACCGAATCAAAATGCGCTGTTAGATGTATTATTACCACAATATGCAGAAAGTCAAATTTATGGTGCAATCATAGATGCGAAAACAAGTGAGCATGCCAGTCGAATGAATGCAATGCGTAGTGCTACAGATAATGCGGAAGATATGATTGATGCGTTAAAACAGCAATATCATCAGCAACGACAATTGAAAGTTACCAATGAAATTTCTGAGATTATCGGTGGAGCTAATGCGCAATCGTAAGGTGAATTTGTATAAGAAAACTAGAACAATAAAGGAGGAATGTGGATTATGCGAATTGGTCACATTGAACAAGTGATTGGACCTGTTGTCGATGTCACTTTCCCAATTGAAAATGGTGTGCCCGACATTCATAATGCTTTAATCGTTACTACGGCAGATATGGATGATGTCTTTGATGGGGATATCCAAGCAGAGGATAAAAAAATTACACTAGAAGTAGCTTTAGATTTAGGGCATGGTACTGTTCGAACCATTGCGATGCAGTCAACTGATGGTTTACGTCGTGGGATGACGGTAGTTGACTATTTAACGCCGATTAAAGTCCCTGTAGGTGAAGCAACGCTTGGTCGTGTTTTTAACGTTTTGGGCGAAACAATTGATGAATTAGCGCCTGTATCCGGAGATGTAGTGCGTAATAGTATTCATCGAAACGCACCGACATATGAAGAATTAAGTAATAATTATCAAATACTTGAAACAGGTATTAAAGTTATTGATTTACTAGCACCCTATATTAAAGGTGGAAAAATCGGTTTATTCGGTGGTGCTGGTGTTGGTAAAACTGTCTTGATTCAAGAACTGATTCACAATATCGCAGAGCAACTAGGTGGGATTTCTGTGTTTACAGGTGTTGGGGAACGTACCCGTGAGGGGAATGATCTCGTAATGGAAATGCGTGACTCTGGTGTTAATAAAAAAACAGCCATGGTGTTTGGACAGATGAACGAACCGCCGGGTGCTCGTATGCGTGTGGTATTAACTGGTTTGACGATGGCAGAGTATTTTCGTGATGAATTGAATCAAGATGTTTTATTATTTATTGATAATATTTACCGATTTACTCAAGCAGGTTCCGAAGTATCGGCTTTGTTAGGGCGTATGCCTTCGGCTGTAGGTTATCAACCGACTTTAGCCAGTGAAATGGGTGAGATGCAAGAAAGGATTACCTCAACTAAAAATGGTTCAATTACATCGATTCAAGCGGTTTACGTGCCGGCGGATGACTATACAGACCCAGCGCCTGCAACGACATTTGCCCATTTGGATGCGACTACCAACCTAGAACGTCGATTGGCAGAGCAAGGAATCTATCCAGCGGTCGATCCGTTAGCATCATCTTCAAGTGCTTTAACAGAAGATATAGTGGGAGTGCGTCATTATAATGTTGCACGTAAAGTTCAAACTATTTTACAACGCTACCGTGAATTACAGGATATTATTGCCATTTTAGGTATTGATGAATTAAGTGATGAAGAAAAAATTACAGTAAAACGAGCACGACGTATTCAATATTTCTTATCACAAAATTTCCATGTTGCAGAAGCATTTACAGGACTTCCGGGTTCATTTGTTACGATTGAAGAAACATTGGACGGATTTGAAGGCATTGTTGATGGGAAATATGATGCGATTCCTGAAGAAGCCTTTCGAAATGTGGGTAATATCGACCAAGTATTAGAAAAAGCGAAGAATATGGGCGTATCATTGTCTGACGAAATGGAATAGGGGGGAGATAAATGACAGAGGAGAAAACAACAAGAACGCACATGCAAGTATGTATCTCATCTCCCAATGGTGTCATTTATGATCACCGTTCTATTAGTTGTAATGTTGTGACATTAGACGGCGGCTTAACAATTATGCCTAACCATATACCAATTTTAGCAGCGTTATCTGTTGGGCCTGTAAAAGTAACACGTCTGGAAGAAGGGAATCCAGTCGACTATATCGCAATTAATGGTGGTATTTTATCTATGTCCAACAATCGCCTCGAAATCATTTCGAATTATGCAGTGAGAGCCAGGGATATTAACGAAGCTGAAGTTGAGATTCAAAAACAACAAGCTGAAGAAGATATGGAAGCTGCATTAAGAGAACATGATGCACGAGCATTTAGAAGAGCGAAAATTTCATTAGATCGTGCAATTAATATGATATCAGTCAGTAAACATCGTCGACGTTAATTGATGGATAAAAGAAAAATAATTTAGGTAGGACTCACGTAAAGATGTGAGTACGCCTAAATTATTTTTTTGAGATTATCAACGAGGAAAATACGGTTCTTCGATATTTTGTGGACATCTTGAAGATTTTGGCAGCAAGAGAAAGGGAGTGTCCGAACAACTTTTTTGGAAGGTTGTTGGCGAATGGGTGGATGGATTATCTGCATTCCCAGATTCATAACGATTTCACAGAAAATTATAAGTTTGTTTTCAAAAAAATATTGATATTTCATCATTTGAGAGTAAATAATAATGATTTCATTGTTATATCCAAAGCAACACGTAACCAAGTAAATTATTGTAATCAATCGGCTAAAAACATTGATAAATCAACATTTATTATGATTATACTGTTTATGTATTCGGGAATTCGAAAATTAAAATAAATCAACTTGATTAATCGTTAGGGGCGCTTATTTATTACCAAAAATCAAATGAGTTTGGACGTATAATTTCTGAATTTTTGTTAGTTTTAGGTACAATTATAAATTGTTTGAAAGAAGTTCATTATAAATTACATACTATGGATAAAAAATGATTGCGCTTTAAAACTTTCTATGCTATTCTTATAACTAGAAAGATATAATAATAACTGCGAGAATGGGAACGCTACTATAAATGCTACAATGTACGTCCTCAATGAATAACTTGCGAAAAAACAAAAAATAGCAAGTCTATGTTAGTTGGTTTCTATGTGTTGTTAAAATTCAAGTGA
The genomic region above belongs to Aerococcaceae bacterium zg-1292 and contains:
- the atpD gene encoding F0F1 ATP synthase subunit beta, whose product is MRIGHIEQVIGPVVDVTFPIENGVPDIHNALIVTTADMDDVFDGDIQAEDKKITLEVALDLGHGTVRTIAMQSTDGLRRGMTVVDYLTPIKVPVGEATLGRVFNVLGETIDELAPVSGDVVRNSIHRNAPTYEELSNNYQILETGIKVIDLLAPYIKGGKIGLFGGAGVGKTVLIQELIHNIAEQLGGISVFTGVGERTREGNDLVMEMRDSGVNKKTAMVFGQMNEPPGARMRVVLTGLTMAEYFRDELNQDVLLFIDNIYRFTQAGSEVSALLGRMPSAVGYQPTLASEMGEMQERITSTKNGSITSIQAVYVPADDYTDPAPATTFAHLDATTNLERRLAEQGIYPAVDPLASSSSALTEDIVGVRHYNVARKVQTILQRYRELQDIIAILGIDELSDEEKITVKRARRIQYFLSQNFHVAEAFTGLPGSFVTIEETLDGFEGIVDGKYDAIPEEAFRNVGNIDQVLEKAKNMGVSLSDEME
- the atpC gene encoding ATP synthase F1 subunit epsilon, coding for MTEEKTTRTHMQVCISSPNGVIYDHRSISCNVVTLDGGLTIMPNHIPILAALSVGPVKVTRLEEGNPVDYIAINGGILSMSNNRLEIISNYAVRARDINEAEVEIQKQQAEEDMEAALREHDARAFRRAKISLDRAINMISVSKHRRR